In Candidatus Aminicenantes bacterium, the DNA window AACCTGTACCGGTCTGGTCAGCCGTTCCCGCGGCGGCGGTCCGGACCGCCGCCGCCAGTATTTTTTCGTCAATCGCCGCCCGGTGCGGGAAAAAACCCTGATGGCCGCCCTGCACAATGCGGCCGCGCCTTTTCTGGAAAAGGGCAGGCATCCCGTGGCCGTGCTGCTGCTTGAAGTCTCTGCCGAGGACGTGGACGTCAACATTCACCCCATGAAGCTGGAGATCCGGTTCCGGGACGACCAGGCCGCGTTTCGCCTGGTGTACCATGCCGTGGCCGCGGCCATGGGGAATCAAACGGCGTTTCCGTCGCATCCGGGTACGGCCGACGCCCCGGGACGTTACTCGGCGTTTGTACGGAATGCGGCCTGGAGCGGAGGAGCGGATGTGTCGCAGGCAGCGGAAGCGGGAAGCGCGGGAAACGTACGCGAAAACCTGTTGCTTTTTCCCGGGGGCGGTCCGCATGCCGGTGGAGTCCGCGTGCTGGGCCAGTATCGCAGCGCCTATATCGTGGCGGAACGCAACGGCGAGCTGCTGCTCATCGACCAGCACAACGCCCACGAACGGGTGATATACGATCGCCTGCGCCGCCAGGCGGCGGATCAAGGGGTCGAATCGGCCGCACCCCTGTTTCCCATGCTGATCGAGTTGTCGGCCACGGAACGCGGCCTGTTGGCGCAGAAAGGCGAAATCCTGGCCGGACTGGGCTTTGAGTTGGAGCCCATGGGGGGCGCCAGTGTGGCGGTGCGCCGCTACCCGCGCCTGTTGGCCGAAGCCGAAGTCGCCGGCGCGTTGCGCGAGGCGTTGCAACCGGCTGAAGAACAAGTGGAAACCGGGGGAGACCTCTCGCTTGCCGGTGTGGCATGCAAAGCCGCGATCAAGGTCAACCAGCCCTT includes these proteins:
- the mutL gene encoding DNA mismatch repair endonuclease MutL encodes the protein MARIRELPPDVYRKIAAGEVVERPLSVVKELVENALDAGADHIHVELEDGGRHWVRVSDNGCGINAGDIPLAFQRHSTSKLSGIEDLDQLTTLGFRGEALASLREVARIQLVSAETEGAGVEMDLEPGGQPRLRTVSSSRGTRITVSDLFHNFPVRRKFLKSARTETNRVVSWLEGIALAWWKVGFDLDHNGRSVFSYPGVDSLLERAYQVLGRETAAELVPVMGDGETATCTGLVSRSRGGGPDRRRQYFFVNRRPVREKTLMAALHNAAAPFLEKGRHPVAVLLLEVSAEDVDVNIHPMKLEIRFRDDQAAFRLVYHAVAAAMGNQTAFPSHPGTADAPGRYSAFVRNAAWSGGADVSQAAEAGSAGNVRENLLLFPGGGPHAGGVRVLGQYRSAYIVAERNGELLLIDQHNAHERVIYDRLRRQAADQGVESAAPLFPMLIELSATERGLLAQKGEILAGLGFELEPMGGASVAVRRYPRLLAEAEVAGALREALQPAEEQVETGGDLSLAGVACKAAIKVNQPLSLLEMQRLADELFACENPEFCPHRRPILVHISLEEIEKRVRRR